From the genome of Malus sylvestris chromosome 6, drMalSylv7.2, whole genome shotgun sequence, one region includes:
- the LOC126627466 gene encoding uncharacterized protein LOC126627466: MTTGQTWAGTAKDALCPSRTTSGIQKISDTRRDSLLRKQESSRTSLADCEVPSVAWRNSDRRCGILTFLSLETGGQRRIVELPAQCPYNINHLVVDSLVNMDNLHLLYPPPMNPFKVTRQRVHKMPPLDVTYSVKSFTNRSFTGSSVRHQPRNKTLTNKGTKWNEVPRKSSHNSLTCSDSACTIPNGSNAINSSTMSISNQKIDNTAKRSSRKKNRKKGRQNKKFSINTGSNEPEVLYAGYPNGSSASETCGNNDGDRPLSSSTAPDNSLPDGGTKNSETPNTCTSSSDEAGIPAVGNFGNQVLLKDSGFSIFNGVESIHIQARCYNDLYTKRYSDIHDSFNLDSVSFGSSSDISTTADRDEKHAETETHNIYISEPPSLSSRKGYFSCQSLLNDAMDSYNHTEGTRHGIQGRSNSDVQLVAHNKRSKENIVAPRNSNVSKFGSFGNLHARTGKGNNQSVWQKVKKNESSDCTGELKKACSVYSCNDLPLRESPLLKIPCNAADVNAFPKSEDRKRQKDKVLKKLKRKGGLALKQEYNCYSREESYGSISSLDGCVKDMIEQNDISYHAKGNKGLDLATRSCSPPSCPSTGFQSSKVECMTCESVPTIRLCPNEMDHLESVGNSVSHNENSTIQSPAYLPHLLCNATSQEVQKETSLAESCRQKFSTSGSFTHKWMPVGLKNPGLTNSTRSGSSSLEHSDEATSRRTLKDTAKGNAAFNTHNPVSDVAVVSTCQSSRDLTCSSNGFEGRLPKPSTTDKLINNKLNAANHIKKSDIPRDVNTFEADSNRILEAVNNACRAQLASEAVQMATGHPIGEFERLLYHSSPAIHQSPNSLNCHTCCSRNLVDQVGGVPLCRHETPDITLGCLWQWYEKYGSYGLEIRAEELGNSKRLGADCFAFRAYFVPYLSGIQLFKNGNADYVDTNTWFRVSDASSSSPDTETSKKSSSIGSMPIFSVLLPQSDHKEDAITQPLVNQFCISEQSSASAKDASVRLTDTTGTGDLELLFEYFESEQPHERRPLYNKIKELVRGDGLSHSKAYGDPTKLEYMNLNDLHPRSWYSVAWYPIYRIPDGNFRAAFLTYHSLGHLVRRSAKFEPHNLDACIVSPVVGLQSYNAQAECWFKLRPSAPMQTTITASGLNPCGVLEERLRTLEETASLMARAVVNKGSTTSVNRHPDYEFFLSRRRWRRTS; the protein is encoded by the exons ATGACTACGGGACAG ACGTGGGCAGGCACGGCAAAAGATGCATTGTGCCCTTCAAGGACAACCAGTGGTATCCAGAAAATTTCAGACACAAGAAGAGATTCGTTATTAAGGAAACAAGAAAGTTCTAGAACATCTTTAGCG GATTGTGAAGTGCCTTCTGTTGCATGGAGGAACTCTGATCGTAG GTGTGGTATCCTTACATTCCTTTCCCTTGAAACTGGTGGACAACGGAGAATCGTGGAACTACCAGCACAATGTCCTTACAATATAAATCACTTGGTAGTTGATTCTCTGGTGAATATGGATAATCTACATCTGCTTTACCCGCCACCAATGAACCCATTCAAGGTTACTCGACAAAGGGTTCACAAAATGCCTCCCCTTGACGTCACTTATTCCGTCAAGTCATTTACAAACAGAAGCTTCACTGGTTCAAGCGTGCGACACCAACCACGAAATAAGACCTTGACAAATAAAGGTACTAAGTGGAATGAAGTTCCCAGGAAATCTTCTCACAACTCTTTAACCTGCAGTGATTCCGCATGTACCATCCCAAATGGTTCTAATGCTATTAACTCATCAACTATGAGTATCAGTAACCAAAAAATAGACAACACCGCAAAAAGAAGTTCGAGAAAGAAGAATCGAAAGAAGGGAAGGCAGAACAAGAAGTTTTCAATCAACACTGGCTCTAATGAACCGGAAGTGCTGTATGCGGGATATCCCAATGGAAGTTCAGCTTCTGAAACCTGTGGTAACAATGATGGAGACAGACCACTGTCATCTTCAACTGCACCAGATAATTCATTGCCAGATGGTGGAACCAAGAATTCTGAAACACCAAATACATGCACCTCTTCAAGTGATGAGGCGGGTATACCTGCTGTCGGTAATTTTGGAAATCAGGTTCTACTCAAAGACTCTGGGTTTTCCATCTTCAACGGTGTGGAAAGTATTCATATACAGGCGAGGTGTTACAATGATTTGTATACCAAACGTTACTCTGATATCCATGACTCATTCAATTTGGATTCAGTTTCATTTGGTTCAAGCAGTGACATTAGTACTACTGCTGATCGTGATGAAAAACATGCTGAGACGGAAActcacaatatatatatttctgaACCGCCAAGTTTGAGTTCAAGAAAGGGATATTTCTCTTGTCAAAGCTTGTTAAATGATGCCATGGATTCCTACAACCACACTGAGGGAACAAGGCATGGTATTCAGGGTCGTAGCAATAGTGATGTGCAACTCGTTGCGCATAACAAGAGAAGTAAAGAAAACATAGTAGCTCCTCGAAATTCAAATGTCTCTaaatttggaagttttggaaaTCTGCATGCTCGTACAGGGAAGGGAAACAATCAGTCTGTCTGGCAAAAGGTCAAGAAAAATGAATCCAGCGACTGCACTGGTGAGTTGAAGAAAGCATGTTCTGTTTACTCATGTAACGATCTCCCTTTGAGAGAGTCTCCTTTGCTTAAAATACCCTGTAACGCTGCTGATGTAAATGCCTTTCCAAAGAGTGAGGATAGAAAACGGCAAAAAGATAAggttttgaagaaattgaaaagaaaaggtGGTCTGGCTTTGAAACAAGAATACAATTGTTATTCCAGGGAGGAGTCTTATGGCAGCATCTCCAGCTTAGATGGTTGTGTGAAGGATATGATAGAACAAAATGATATATCATATCACGCGAAGGGAAACAAAGGATTAGATCTTGCTACAAGATCTTGTTCTCCGCCTAGCTGTCCAAGCACTGGATTTCAGAGCAGCAAAGTAGAATGCATGACCTGTGAATCAGTTCCCACCATACGACTCTGTCCAAATGAAATGGATCATCTTGAAAGTGTTGGTAATAGCGTATCTCACAATGAGAATAGCACAATACAGTCTCCAGCCTACCTTCCTCATCTACTTTGTAATGCAACAAGTCAAGAAGTACAAAAAGAAACCTCTCTTGCGGAAAGCTGCAGGCAAAAATTTAGTACTTCTGGATCTTTTACCCACAAGTGGATGCCAGTTGGGTTGAAGAATCCCGGGTTGACAAACTCTACTAGATCTGGCAGTTCATCACTTGAACATTCTGATGAGGCAACTTCTAGGAGGACTCTTAAAGACACTGCTAAAGGGAACGCGGCTTTCAATACTCACAATCCTGTTTCTGATGTTGCAGTGGTGTCCACATGTCAAAGTTCTAGAGActtaacatgttcttccaacgGATTTGAGGGAAGGCTTCCGAAACCAAGTACAACTGATAAACTGATCAATAACAAGCTCAATGCAGCTAACCACATAAAAAAATCTGACATACCTAGAGATGTAAATACATTTGAAGCTGATTCAAACAGAATACTAGAAGCAGTAAATAATGCTTGTAGGGCACAACTGGCATCTGAGGCTGTTCAAATGGCCACGGGTCATCCAATTGGTGAATTCGAAAGACTTCTTTATCATTCATCCCCGGCTATTCATCAATCACCTAATTCCTTAAATTGTCATACTTGCTGCTCAAGGAACCTGGTTGATCAGGTTGGAGGTGTGCCATTGTGCAGACATGAGACACCTGACATCACTTTAGGATGCCTATGGCAGTGGTATGAGAAATATGGTAGCTATGGTCTGGAAATAAGGGCCGAGGAACTTGGAAATTCAAAGAGATTGGGTGCTGATTGCTTTGCATTTCGTGCTTATTTTGTCCCTTATTTGTCAGGAATTCAGCTATTCAAGAATGGAAATGCTGATTATGTAGATACTAACACTTGGTTTCGTGTTTCTGATGCGTCTAGCTCAAGCCCGGATACTGAGACATCCAAAAAATCCTCTAGCATTGGTAGTATGCCAATATTTTCGGTACTTCTTCCTCAATCTGATCATAAGGAAGATGCGATCACCCAACCGCTTGTAAATCAATTTTGTATTTCAGAACAATCTTCTGCTTCTGCCAAAGATGCATCTGTTCGATTGACTGACACAACAGGGACCGGTGATTTAGAGCTATTGTTCGAATATTTTGAATCAGAACAACCGCACGAGAGACGACCTTTATATAATAA GATAAAAGAGCTGGTACGAGGTGATGGACTGTCACATTCTAAAGCATATGGAGACCCAACAAAACTAGAATATATGAATCTGAATGATCTGCATCCCAGATCCTG GTACTCAGTGGCATGGTATCCAATTTACAGGATACCTGATGGTAACTTCCGTGCAGCATTTCTGACTTACCATTCACTCGGTCATTTGGTACGTAGAAGTGCCAAGTTTGAGCCTCATAACTTGGATGCTTGTATTGTATCTCCAGTTGTGGGTCTGCAAAGCTACAATGCTCAG GCTGAATGCTGGTTCAAGCTAAGGCCTTCAGCACCGATGCAGACAACAATAACAGCATCGGGCTTAAACCCTTGTGGAGTACTAGAGGAGCGTTTGAGGACACTTGAGGAGACAGCATCGCTTATGGCAAGAGCTGTTGTGAACAAAGGAAGTACGACATCTGTAAACAGGCATCCGGACTATGAGTTCTTCCTCTCTAGGCGACGCTGGAGGAGGACTTCgtaa
- the LOC126627205 gene encoding probable cyclic nucleotide-gated ion channel 20, chloroplastic, with translation MAAGYNGTEVPILPNTLPQYSEDNAQLLFDIFVTQTRKAPLSIPMSYIDSDSSDDGEPRLEGHIGPLGSQSKPLFVPMSGPLYANHRPDSIFRAAQALTAGQEAVEPAGEIFPFTNATNQNEWTDENYVGKNDHLLRSGRLGLCDDPYCTTCPTYNPKAPHRRISDTFDSKFHSALYGDAKGSARSFFSFLRPYIPGVMNPHAKVVQQWNKFFVISCLITIFVDPLFFFLLLVDQDNNCIVLDWPLTTRLVIFRSMTDFIYLMHILLQFRLAYVGPESRVVGAGVLVDHPKKIALNYLQGYFLLDFFNVLPLPQIITLLFLPSNFGLRGASSAKNLLRASVLVQYIPRLFRFLPLFAGQNPSSFIFESAWTIFVINSLTFVLAGHVVGSCYYLMGLQRINQCFEDACGISGINGCISFIDCEHGNEFGDSGVDNPSLDSWKNNANASACLTPTGYTYGVFYQTAALSTKKSVVTRYMYALFWGFQQISTLAGNLVPSYYVWEVLFVMGSIAVGLLLFALLIGNMQNFLQALGRRRLEMSLRLRDVEQWMSHRRLPEELRRQVREAERYTWAATRGVNEEMLLGFLPEDLQTDIRRHLFKFIKKVRIFSLMDEPVLDSICTRLRQKTYIRGSKIFYPSGLIEKMVFIVRGKMESIGEDGIIISLSEGDVCGEELLTWCLEHSSVNKDNKRIRIPGQRLLSNRMVRCLTNVEAFSLRAADIQEVTSVFSRFLRNPRVQGAIRYESPYWRGLAARYIQVAWRYRKKCLQRADSSHSQSQSQSLCRSQFNHALL, from the exons ATGGCTGCTGGTTATAATGGAACTGAGGTTCCCATCCTACCAAACACTCTTCCGCAATACTCAGAAGATAATGCGCAGCTACTGTTCGACATATTTGTGACCCAAACCCgaaaggcaccactttccattCCTATGAGCTATATAGACTCGGACTCGTCAGATGATGGGGAACCTAGACTTGAAGGTCATATTGGTCCATTAGGGAGTCAAAGCAAACCTCTTTTTGTACCTATGAGTGGTCCGTTGTATGCTAACCACAGGCCTGATAGCATTTTCCGGGCAGCTCAAGCTCTAACAGCAGGGCAAGAAGCGGTGGAACCCGCAGGAGAAATTTTTCCTTTTACCAATGCAACAAACCAGAACGAATGGACGGATGAAAACTATGTGGGTAAAAATGACCACTTGCTGAGATCTGGCCGACTGGGGCTGTGCGATGATCCTTACTGCACAACTTGCCCAACATACAATCCCAAGGCTCCTCATCGAAGGATTTCAGATACATTTGATTCCAAG TTCCATAGTGCTCTGTATGGGGATGCCAAAGGCAGTGCAAGgagttttttctcttttctgcgTCCATATATACCAGGAGTTATGAACCCTCATGCTAAAGTTGTGCAACAATGGAACAAGTTTTTCGTCATTTCTTGCTTAATAACAATTTTTGTAGACCCACTGTTTTTCTTCCTGCTGCTCGTTGACCAG GATAATAACTGTATAGTTCTTGATTGGCCTTTGACGACAAGACTTGTGATTTTCAGAAGCATGACTGATTTCATATATCTAATGCACATACTCCTTCAG TTTAGATTGGCTTATGTGGGTCCTGAGTCTAGGGTGGTTGGTGCTGGCGTTTTAGTTGACCATCCGAAGAAAATCGCTCTGAATTACCTTCAAGGATATTTTCTACTAGACTTTTTTAATGTTTTACCGCTGCCTCAG ATCATAACGTTGTTATTTCTACCAAGCAACTTTGGATTAAGAGGAGCAAGCTCTGCAAAAAATCTTTTACGTGCTTCAGTTCTCGTTCAGTATATTCCCAGGTTATTTAGGTTTCTGCCTCTGTTCGCTGGTCAGAATCCAAGTAGCTTCATATTTGAGTCAGCATGGACAATTTTTGTAATAAATTCTCTCACTTTTGTGTTGGCTGGCCACGTTGTTGGATCGTGCTATTACCTCATGGGGCTACAG AGGATTAATCAATGTTTTGAAGATGCATGCGGTATCTCTGGAATTAATGGGTGTATAAGCTTCATAGATTGTGAGCATGGAAATGAATTTGGAGATTCTGGAGTAGATAATCCATCACTTGATAGCTGGAAAAACAATGCGAATGCTAGTGCGTGTTTAACTCCAACTGGTTATACTTACGGAGTTTTCTACCAAACTGCCGCTCTTTCAACAAAAAAGAGTGTAGTCACTAGATACATGTACGCATTGTTTTGGGGATTCCAG CAAATCAGTACCCTGGCTGGAAATCTAGTTCCAAGCTATTATGTTTGGGAAGTCCTATTTGTAATGGGCAGCATTGCCGTAGGTCTCTTGCTTTTCGCTCTTCTCATTGGAAATATGCAGAACTTTCTGCAGGCTCTTGGCCGGAG ACGGTTAGAAATGTCCCTTAGACTTCGTGACGTTGAGCAGTGGATGAGCCATAGACGCTTGCCAGAGGAACTTAGAAG GCAAGTGCGAGAAGCTGAGCGGTACACTTGGGCAGCAACCAGAGGAGTAAATGAAGAAATGCTTTTGGGATTCCTGCCCGAAGACCTTCAGACTGATATAAGACGCCATCTCTTCAAATTTATTAAGAAA GTACGAATTTTTTCCCTGATGGACGAACCCGTCTTAGATTCTATTTGTACAAGACTAAGGCAAAAGACATACATCAGGGGAAGTAAAATTTTTTACCCTAGTGGTCTCATCGAGAAGATGGTTTTTATAGTGAGGGGGAAAATGGAGAGCATTGGAGAAGATGGGATTATAATTTCGTTATCTGAAGGAGATGTTTGTGGTGAGGAGCTTCTCACATGGTGTCTAGAGCATTCTTCAGTAAACAAAG ATAATAAAAGGATCAGGATTCCTGGACAGCGGTTGCTTAGCAACAGGATGGTAAGATGTTTAACAAACGTTGAAGCATTTTCACTCCGAGCAGCTGACATTCAAGAAGTCACCAGTGTTTTCTCCAGATTTTTGCGCAACCCACGTGTTCAAGGAGccataag GTATGAGTCACCTTACTGGAGAGGCCTTGCAGCAAGATACATTCAAGTAGCATGGAGATACAGGAAAAAATGCCTACAGCGAGCAGATTCCTCTCATTCTCAATCTCAATCTCAATCCCTATGCCGATCCCAATTCAATCATGCACTGTTATAA